A portion of the Bdellovibrio bacteriovorus genome contains these proteins:
- a CDS encoding Tad domain-containing protein produces the protein MLNKKSTFLQNVNNKKGQMALFVALIFQILFLFFAMVINVGLLVHHKINLQNSVDLAAYYGAMKQAENMNAIAHVNYQIRQSWKLLAWRYRMIGSAGEWDNHPFNKQTKQIDNSRGGDAEGYSSNADFKKMQDAPAFCITYIPFKPMPPGENTCKQMATYSGVQLFKTPPVIAAHQAFSKVIQNATKVMLNNALQRCRDFGAYNYIMLSKFMVTFNLDQRDRMNFIAGLSRASSLAPDDFYDIDGQKVSTGIKNTLLNNLTSANRSSLGESDVKIFNSLGADGCNSQGAADGQPAKWLNPVRIYPGFSYIDTICRGETGSSGASITPVGRELDGNPANFPHHMNDLDSDVQRDIRTLSQYIGYRGNLNDNYNFSMGVEKNPWCMGYVGVSAEAMPKIPFSPFGGVKLKARAFYKPFGGRIGPWYQERWSPGSERSNAGDKVDPLLPPRVTDLSALGNMNDAENKATRAANFSRFVGDKFGLKTLRMLAHYGKAIYQLDSKWQTDTMDSGIKDDMYQGDDSPNFAHWDDLPFNFGEGSGDVLAWDVKRDTPSMMRRLEIAGIAPDNFDMTYYSIDPDYYHNYYLRIRDGYLKGPGKDLNAPFRPDIGYHKGFKSGQNDLERYTIRDQMKVLKEGDLNLPIEDKFTFTVTDWANLLTSWAPKSLMDYSLDTENFGKCKAEPLGAKDNNPKPPNPGNCVVGGSTGYSVKMVSSQYLRSQELVLGGEAAGAGPLKNPPPSDDDF, from the coding sequence AAGCAGAAAATATGAACGCCATTGCTCACGTGAATTATCAAATTCGTCAAAGCTGGAAATTATTAGCTTGGCGTTATCGAATGATTGGAAGCGCGGGGGAGTGGGACAATCATCCATTTAACAAACAAACCAAGCAGATCGATAACAGTCGCGGTGGGGACGCGGAAGGTTACTCCAGCAATGCAGACTTCAAAAAGATGCAAGACGCTCCTGCTTTTTGTATCACCTATATTCCATTTAAGCCGATGCCCCCCGGTGAAAATACTTGTAAGCAAATGGCAACGTACAGCGGAGTTCAACTCTTTAAAACACCTCCCGTTATCGCCGCCCATCAGGCTTTTTCAAAAGTCATTCAGAATGCCACCAAGGTGATGTTGAATAACGCCCTTCAACGTTGTCGAGACTTTGGGGCCTATAATTACATCATGCTTTCAAAATTCATGGTCACATTTAACTTAGACCAAAGAGATCGCATGAATTTCATTGCGGGCCTTTCGCGAGCCTCAAGCCTAGCGCCGGATGATTTTTACGACATCGATGGGCAAAAAGTGAGTACCGGAATTAAAAATACACTGCTGAACAACCTGACCTCTGCAAACCGCAGTTCTTTGGGTGAATCAGACGTTAAAATTTTTAACTCTCTGGGTGCTGATGGATGTAACTCTCAAGGTGCCGCGGATGGACAGCCGGCAAAGTGGCTTAATCCGGTTCGCATTTATCCGGGATTTAGTTATATCGACACTATCTGCCGAGGTGAAACGGGAAGCTCTGGCGCATCCATCACCCCCGTGGGACGAGAACTCGACGGGAATCCGGCGAACTTTCCTCATCACATGAATGATTTAGATAGCGATGTTCAGCGTGATATCCGAACGTTATCTCAATATATCGGCTATCGGGGAAATCTTAATGACAACTACAATTTCTCTATGGGTGTTGAAAAGAATCCGTGGTGCATGGGGTATGTTGGTGTTTCGGCCGAAGCCATGCCGAAAATTCCATTTTCTCCATTTGGTGGCGTAAAATTAAAAGCCCGCGCATTTTATAAGCCTTTCGGTGGTCGCATTGGCCCTTGGTATCAAGAACGTTGGTCCCCGGGAAGTGAACGGTCTAATGCTGGTGATAAAGTGGATCCATTACTTCCTCCACGTGTGACGGATTTGTCAGCCTTGGGTAATATGAATGATGCGGAAAATAAGGCGACCCGTGCGGCAAACTTTAGCCGATTCGTTGGCGATAAGTTTGGATTAAAAACACTTCGTATGCTCGCTCACTATGGAAAAGCCATTTATCAGCTGGATTCCAAGTGGCAGACGGATACCATGGATAGTGGGATAAAAGATGACATGTATCAAGGCGATGATTCGCCGAACTTCGCTCATTGGGATGACTTGCCATTTAATTTTGGTGAGGGGTCGGGCGATGTTTTGGCTTGGGATGTGAAACGAGATACACCATCGATGATGCGTCGTTTGGAAATTGCGGGGATAGCGCCGGATAATTTCGATATGACTTATTATTCTATAGATCCGGATTATTATCACAACTATTACCTGCGTATTAGGGATGGATACTTAAAAGGACCGGGCAAGGATCTTAATGCTCCATTTAGACCTGATATCGGTTATCACAAGGGATTTAAATCTGGACAGAATGATTTAGAAAGATACACGATCCGCGATCAGATGAAGGTATTAAAAGAAGGTGATTTGAATCTTCCGATCGAAGATAAATTTACTTTCACCGTGACGGATTGGGCGAATCTTTTAACCTCGTGGGCGCCAAAGAGTTTGATGGATTATTCGTTGGATACGGAAAACTTTGGTAAATGCAAAGCCGAACCATTAGGCGCTAAAGACAACAATCCCAAACCCCCAAATCCAGGTAATTGCGTGGTCGGTGGATCGACAGGCTATTCGGTAAAAATGGTGTCTTCACAGTACTTGCGCTCACAAGAATTAGTCTTAGGCGGCGAAGCTGCGGGGGCCGGTCCACTGAAGAATCCTCCGCCTAGTGATGACGATTTCTAA